The Paenibacillus sp. MBLB1832 genome has a window encoding:
- a CDS encoding glycoside hydrolase family 43 protein, with the protein MQDYRLDVLERVGVWGDMGNGYYRNPVLMADYSDPDVVRVGEDFYMVCSEFHFMGMPVLHSKDLVNWTIIGQVYDRLEMDSKYDSMEKYGKGSWAPSIRFHDGLFYVYFCTPDEGLYMSTAVNPAGPWAPLHEVARAYRWEDPCPFWDDDGQAYLGRSQCGAGPIILHRMTPDGKSLLDDGVTIYEGECAEGTKIYKRNGYYYLIIPEGTVPYGWQTAARSRNLYGPYERQVVLSQQDTWVNGPHQGGYVELENGEGWFLHFSHTGALGRIVHLQPVTWIEDWPLIGYSKNDRFPGKPVTVWKKPEVGSSHPICAPQTSDNFDSPQLGLQWQWNHNPDDRSWSLTERPGYLRLRTQPGIDLLRARNVLTQKIMGTSGVITIKLDTASMGFNQRAGVALMGGPETHQLYVENKGRKKGIVGILAGEAVQGPELIQTEVWFRITIQLCSQITFYYSLDGWNYQHFWRNAQVQNGYWKGARVALFTYEGQEGHVDIECFEYRHDGPGGQLEAE; encoded by the coding sequence ATGCAGGATTATCGTTTGGATGTTCTTGAGCGTGTTGGCGTTTGGGGGGACATGGGCAACGGTTACTATAGGAACCCCGTTCTGATGGCTGATTATTCCGATCCTGATGTGGTCCGCGTTGGCGAGGATTTCTATATGGTATGCTCGGAGTTTCATTTCATGGGCATGCCAGTGTTGCATTCGAAGGATCTGGTGAATTGGACAATCATTGGGCAGGTCTATGACCGGCTCGAGATGGATTCCAAATACGATTCCATGGAAAAGTACGGAAAAGGCAGCTGGGCTCCATCGATTCGGTTTCATGACGGGCTGTTCTACGTCTATTTCTGTACACCTGATGAAGGTTTGTATATGAGCACCGCTGTCAACCCCGCTGGACCATGGGCCCCGCTGCATGAAGTGGCAAGGGCTTATCGGTGGGAGGACCCATGTCCCTTCTGGGATGATGACGGCCAAGCCTATCTGGGCCGCAGCCAATGTGGGGCAGGACCCATCATTCTCCATCGGATGACGCCGGATGGGAAGTCGCTACTCGATGATGGCGTTACGATCTACGAGGGCGAATGCGCCGAAGGAACGAAAATTTATAAGCGCAATGGCTATTATTATTTAATCATTCCCGAGGGAACTGTTCCCTATGGCTGGCAGACCGCCGCGCGTTCGAGAAACCTGTATGGCCCTTACGAGAGACAGGTTGTGCTGTCTCAGCAGGACACATGGGTGAATGGCCCACACCAGGGAGGTTACGTGGAGCTGGAGAACGGGGAAGGCTGGTTTCTGCACTTTTCCCATACGGGGGCGTTGGGTAGAATTGTCCACTTGCAGCCGGTTACATGGATCGAAGACTGGCCGCTTATCGGTTATAGCAAGAACGATCGCTTCCCGGGCAAGCCAGTTACGGTTTGGAAGAAGCCTGAGGTCGGATCAAGCCATCCAATCTGCGCCCCTCAGACATCGGACAACTTCGATAGCCCGCAGCTTGGACTCCAGTGGCAATGGAACCATAATCCTGATGACAGATCGTGGTCCTTAACGGAGCGCCCAGGTTATCTGAGGCTTCGTACACAACCTGGCATCGACCTGCTTCGAGCTCGTAATGTTCTGACTCAGAAGATCATGGGCACATCCGGAGTGATAACGATTAAGCTCGATACAGCCTCCATGGGATTCAATCAACGAGCTGGAGTGGCATTAATGGGCGGACCTGAGACGCATCAGTTGTATGTGGAGAACAAGGGAAGGAAGAAGGGAATCGTTGGCATCCTTGCAGGAGAGGCGGTTCAAGGACCGGAGCTGATACAAACAGAGGTTTGGTTCCGAATTACCATTCAACTATGTTCTCAGATTACGTTCTACTATAGTCTGGATGGGTGGAACTATCAGCATTTCTGGAGAAATGCCCAGGTTCAGAATGGGTACTGGAAAGGCGCCCGCGTTGCATTGTTCACTTATGAAGGGCAGGAAGGGCACGTAGACATTGAGTGTTTTGAGTATAGGCACGACGGTCCCGGCGGACAACTAGAAGCTGAATGA